The following coding sequences lie in one Rutidosis leptorrhynchoides isolate AG116_Rl617_1_P2 chromosome 6, CSIRO_AGI_Rlap_v1, whole genome shotgun sequence genomic window:
- the LOC139854242 gene encoding F-box protein At5g07610-like, with translation MDHIDGGSSQHRVIKRSNKPPFSSFHAVESNDDLLIEILIRLPVISIILSKTVSNRWLSIIRNNNITYLRHKSDPASGLYVEQPESSSSSSSSSSVHDFVPLDIGIPVDRFPSKLILRGLKIVQSCNGLLLCHGDDYQHLCSYVYYVYNPTTNMFKKPPPCPIPHCPDSIGTMRLAYDPTKSPHYKLVYARPTGNYNNPVLGFRIRIYTYSSETGIWSDFGDRYCSRSSDFGFLDYGIYWSNAIHWVGDLNYSKLCLEDLVITSVLAPEKECYNRQLFESRGCLLIACVCPRVSLHDGELNQLNVYEMSNGQSEWSIKYSVCLDEAMQSFPENWVYPYLLFSASVWCIVLGEREEDSFMVIELNGTVMQYKMMSNTLRELPYLKSGYLNHCPRRFEFIASFAGV, from the coding sequence ATGGATCATATTGACGGAGGTTCATCCCAACATCGTGTTATCAAACGCAGTAACAAGCCCCCTTTTTCATCGTTTCATGCAGTCGAATCCAACGACGACCTTTTAATCGAAATCTTAATTCGTTTACCCGTTATCTCAATTATCCTATCCAAAACCGTATCCAACCGATGGTTATCTATTATCAGAAACAATAATATCACTTATCTACGCCATAAATCCGATCCTGCTTCTGGTCTGTATGTTGAGCAgcctgaatcatcatcatcatcatcatcatcatcctctgtgCATGATTTTGTACCGTTAGATATCGGAATTCCGGTTGATAGATTTCCATCGAAACTAATTTTGCGTGGCCTTAAAATTGTACAGTCTTGCAATGGGTTGCTTTTATGTCATGGGGATGATTATCAGCATCTTTGTTCATATGTGTATTATGTGTACAATCCAACCACTAATATGTTCAAGAAGCCTCCACCATGTCCCATTCCACATTGTCCCGATAGTATTGGTACTATGAGATTGGCTTATGATCCTACAAAATCACCTCATTACAAATTGGTGTATGCTAGACCTACTGGCAATTATAATAATCCTGTTCTTGGTTTTAGAATTCGAATTTATACTTACTCTTCGGAAACAGGGATTTGGAGTGATTTCGGTGATAGATATTGTTCCAGATCATCAGATTTTGGATTTTTGGATTATGGAATATATTGGAGTAATGCTATACATTGGGTCGGTGATTTGAATTATAGCAAGTTATGTTTGGAGGATCTAGTTATCACAAGTGTACTGGCACCTGAGAAGGAGTGTTATAATCGACAGTTGTTCGAGTCTCGTGGTTGTTTGCTTATTGCTTGTGTGTGTCCTCGTGTTAGTCTTCATGATGGCGAGTTAAACCAGTTAAACGTATACGAGATGAGTAATGGGCAATCTGAATGGTCGATCAAGTATAGTGTCTGTCTTGATGAAGCGATGCAATCGTTTCCTGAAAATTGGGTGTACCCTTATTTGTTGTTTTCGGCTAGTGTTTGGTGCATTGTATTAGGCGAAAGAGAAGAGGATTCGTTCATGGTCATTGAATTAAATGGAACAGTTATGCAATATAAAATGATGTCAAATACTCTACGCGAGCTCCCTTATTTAAAATCGGGTTATCTTAATCACTGCCCTCGTCGCTTTGAGTTCATTGCATCCTTTGCAGGTGTATGA